From Oncorhynchus nerka isolate Pitt River linkage group LG1, Oner_Uvic_2.0, whole genome shotgun sequence, the proteins below share one genomic window:
- the LOC135573387 gene encoding trace amine-associated receptor 13c-like, translated as MEKYEDVQYCFQDGNSSCRKALLLTSIYITLYIFFSLISAVTVFLNVLVIISISHFKQLHTPTNLLILSLAVSDLLVGLIVIPVVTVALMESCWGFGEYFCVFQIYITFLCTSLSLGNLVLISIDRYVAVCDPLLYHSKITTTRMMCCISITWCCCIIYRAAIIKNFVNVLVPGRCLKECFIVEGITWGNVIDVVITMVVPCSIIITLYMKIFVVARSQDRKVFSKEAASVSGVNTVRANKSERKATKTLIYCCCQLFHLLDSISICFLFYFCN; from the coding sequence ATGGAGAAATATGAAGATGTTCAGTACTGTTTTCAAGACGGAAACTCTTCTTGCAGAAAGGCTTTGCTATTGACATCTATCTACATAACACTGTACATCTTCTTCTCATTGATTTCAGCAGTTACAGTATTTTTGAACGTACTGGTGatcatctccatctctcacttcaAGCAGCTCCACACTCCAACCAACCTGCTCATCCTCTCTTTGGCTGTGTCAGATCTCCTGGTGGGACTGATTGTGATACCAGTAGTGACTGTAGCATTAATGGAATCATGCTGGGGTTTTGGagaatatttctgtgtgtttcagATCTACATTACTTTTTTATGTACTTCTTTATCTCTGGGTAATTTGGTCTTGATATCTATTGACCGCTATGTTGCTGTGTGTGATCCCTTATTGTACCACTCTAAAATAACCACAACAAGAATGATGTGTTGTATATCCATTACCTGGTGTTGTTGTATCATATACCGTGCTGCTATTATAAAAAACTTTGTCAATGTACTGGTACCCGGTAGGTGTTTGAAAGAATGTTTTATTGTTGAAGGAATAACCTGGGGTAATGTAATTGACGTTGTAATTACAATGGTTGTCCCGTGCTCTATTATTATAACACTTTATATGAAAATCTTTGTGGTGGCCAGATCACAGGACAGAAAGGTATTTTCAAAAGAGGCTGCCAGTGTGTCTGGTGTTAACACTGTACGGGCAAATAAGTCTGAGAGAAAAGCAACAAAAACTCTTATCTATTGTTGTTGTCAACTATTTCATTTGTTGGATTCCATTTCTATTTGTTTTCTTTTTTACTTTTGTAATTGA